From Parambassis ranga chromosome 9, fParRan2.1, whole genome shotgun sequence, the proteins below share one genomic window:
- the sec14l8 gene encoding SEC14-like lipid binding 8 isoform X2 has product MLRKHLEFRKHMKVDTIITDWRPPEVIEKYLSGGMCGYDREGSPIWYDVIGPVDPKGLFLSASKQDFIKSKIRDCEMLQGECNRQSERLGRNVESITMVYDVEGLGMKHLWKPAIETYGEILQMFEDNYPEGLKRLFVIKAPKLFPVAYNLVKHFLSENTRQKILVLGDNWQEALLKYIDAEELPVIYGGKLTDPDGDPCCRSRINHVGPVPPSYYVRDHVKVDYEQCMTVTRGSSQQLDYEILFPGCVLRWQFATESADIGFGVFLKAKRGERKKAAQMEEIVPSQRYNSHLVPEDGSLTCERPGVYVLRFDNTYSLFQAKRVSFSVEVLLPAQLQSTQTNEKPQEGEESKQ; this is encoded by the exons ATGCTGCGAAAG catctGGAGTTTAGGAAACACATGAAAGTAGACACAATAATCACCGACTGGCGTCCACCAGAG GTGATAGAGAAGTATCTGTCAGGAGGGATGTGTGGTTACGACCGTGAAGGCAGTCCCATCTGGTATGACGTGATCGGACCCGTGGACCCCAAAGgcctcttcctgtctgcctctAAGCAAGACTTCATCAAGTCTAAGATCAGAGACTGTGAGATGCTGCAGGGAGAATGTAACCGTCAGTCAGAGAGA CTGGGGCGGAACGTGGAGTCCATCACTATGGTCTATGATGTGGAAGGTCTTGGTATGAAACATTTATGGAAGCCTGCTATAGAAACATATGGAGAg ATCCTCCAAATGTTTGAAGACAACTACCCTGAGGGCCTGAAGAGACTGTTTGTCATTAAAG CACCTAAACTTTTTCCCGTGGCCTACAACCTCGTCAAGCACTTTCTGAGCGAGAACACGCGACAGAAGATCCTGGTCCTGGGGG ATAACTGGCAGGAAGCGTTACTGAAGTACATCGATGCAGAGGAGCTGCCGGTGATATACGGCGGCAAACTGACAGATCCTGACGGAGACCCATGCTGCAGGAGCAGG ATAAACCACGTGGGACCAGTCCCCCCCTCCTACTATGTGCGGGACCATGTGAAGGTGGATTATGAGCAGTGCATGACCGTCACTCGAGGTTCCTCCCAACAGCTCGACTATGAGATCTTGTTCCCGGGCTGCGTCCTCAG GTGGCAGTTTGCCACAGAGAGCGCAGACATCGGCTTCGGGGTGTTTTTAAAGGCTAAAAGAGGTGAACGGAAGAAGGCGGCTCAGATGGAGGAGATCGTGCCCAGCCAGCGATACAACTCCCACTTAGTGCCTGAGGACGGATCACTGACCTGTGAGCGCCCAGGAGTCT ATGTGCTGAGATTCGACAACACGTACAGCCTCTTCCAGGCCAAGCGCGTCAGTTTCAGCGTGGAGgtcctgcttcctgctcagtTACAGTCCACACAGACCAATGAGAAGCCTCAGGAGGGCGAGGAGAGCAAGCAATAA
- the sec14l8 gene encoding SEC14-like lipid binding 8 isoform X3, with protein MKVDTIITDWRPPEVIEKYLSGGMCGYDREGSPIWYDVIGPVDPKGLFLSASKQDFIKSKIRDCEMLQGECNRQSERLGRNVESITMVYDVEGLGMKHLWKPAIETYGEILQMFEDNYPEGLKRLFVIKAPKLFPVAYNLVKHFLSENTRQKILVLGDNWQEALLKYIDAEELPVIYGGKLTDPDGDPCCRSRINHVGPVPPSYYVRDHVKVDYEQCMTVTRGSSQQLDYEILFPGCVLRWQFATESADIGFGVFLKAKRGERKKAAQMEEIVPSQRYNSHLVPEDGSLTCERPGVYVLRFDNTYSLFQAKRVSFSVEVLLPAQLQSTQTNEKPQEGEESKQ; from the exons ATGAAAGTAGACACAATAATCACCGACTGGCGTCCACCAGAG GTGATAGAGAAGTATCTGTCAGGAGGGATGTGTGGTTACGACCGTGAAGGCAGTCCCATCTGGTATGACGTGATCGGACCCGTGGACCCCAAAGgcctcttcctgtctgcctctAAGCAAGACTTCATCAAGTCTAAGATCAGAGACTGTGAGATGCTGCAGGGAGAATGTAACCGTCAGTCAGAGAGA CTGGGGCGGAACGTGGAGTCCATCACTATGGTCTATGATGTGGAAGGTCTTGGTATGAAACATTTATGGAAGCCTGCTATAGAAACATATGGAGAg ATCCTCCAAATGTTTGAAGACAACTACCCTGAGGGCCTGAAGAGACTGTTTGTCATTAAAG CACCTAAACTTTTTCCCGTGGCCTACAACCTCGTCAAGCACTTTCTGAGCGAGAACACGCGACAGAAGATCCTGGTCCTGGGGG ATAACTGGCAGGAAGCGTTACTGAAGTACATCGATGCAGAGGAGCTGCCGGTGATATACGGCGGCAAACTGACAGATCCTGACGGAGACCCATGCTGCAGGAGCAGG ATAAACCACGTGGGACCAGTCCCCCCCTCCTACTATGTGCGGGACCATGTGAAGGTGGATTATGAGCAGTGCATGACCGTCACTCGAGGTTCCTCCCAACAGCTCGACTATGAGATCTTGTTCCCGGGCTGCGTCCTCAG GTGGCAGTTTGCCACAGAGAGCGCAGACATCGGCTTCGGGGTGTTTTTAAAGGCTAAAAGAGGTGAACGGAAGAAGGCGGCTCAGATGGAGGAGATCGTGCCCAGCCAGCGATACAACTCCCACTTAGTGCCTGAGGACGGATCACTGACCTGTGAGCGCCCAGGAGTCT ATGTGCTGAGATTCGACAACACGTACAGCCTCTTCCAGGCCAAGCGCGTCAGTTTCAGCGTGGAGgtcctgcttcctgctcagtTACAGTCCACACAGACCAATGAGAAGCCTCAGGAGGGCGAGGAGAGCAAGCAATAA